The sequence GGATAACTTCCAGCCCAATGAATATCAGGAAATACGTGATTTTATAGTCACATCGACGGCCAAGCAAATCAAAGATAATCTGGATACCATTGATAAACTCGATATCCAAATAGAATCCATCCTTCCCAAATTCGGCTACAAATTAGAGAGTATGAAAGGCATAAGTACAACATTTGCAGCCGGACTAATAGCCCACATAGGCAACATTGACCGTTTTTCCAATGCCGCAAAGCTTGCTAAATTCGCAGGAATAAGCCCTGTCAGCTATGCAACAGGTAAAACATCCAAACATTTTAGCGACAGGCGAGGCGATAAGGAATTAAGGCACATCTTTTTTCATCTTGCAGTACTTGTAGTAAGTAACTACGCAGGACAGCGAAAACCTTTTAACCCATATTTTTATGAGTATTATAATAGGAAGATATCTGAGGGAAAAACTAAGCGGCAGGCCCTAAAATGTGTCATGCGTAGACTTGTAAATATAATATACCGGATGATGAAAGATAAATCAGAGTATTACGAAAAACCAATGCCAAACACAATGGAATAATGTATAATATTTACTGAAGCCTGAGTTATTAAGGAACCTCAATGTTGACCAGTTCCACACTTATTTTGTAGGCACAAGTGGGCTTTTAGTACATAATGATTGTACACTGGATATGATGGTTGCGGGCAGGGAAGCTATCGAAAATGCCAGATTATTGAATATAATTGATCCTAATGTGCTGTCAAACCTTGGTACTGATGTTGCTAGTTTTATTAATAAATTCAAAATAACTGATCCAAATAAAATAAGCCAAATAGCTCAAAGTGCTGCTGAATCTATAAAAACGAAAGTTTATAAAGGTGTTGAAATTGTCGGTGATGCAACAAAACCACCATTAGGTGAATTTGACACCGTTGATATTCTGGGGAAACGTTTTATTGAAGATAAAAGTGCTTTAGGACTATCGAACCCATTGAATCAGCTAACTCCAGAGGAGTGGGCTACTAAGCAAATAGTTAATAAAACTAGAGTAAGAATTAATAGCTTGCCAGATACTCTTACTGTTAGACCAAGCCAATTTGGTAATGGAGTTGTTCCTGAATTTAATGAATTTAAGGATTTTAAAGATTTTGTGTTCAAAATCGATGCGGATACACCAGATTTACGAAATGCAGTTGCTAATGCAATAAATGCACTTAAAGCAGAATTTCCAGACTATAACTTTAGCTCTATATTTGGTCAATGAGTGTAATGAAAGAGTGATTTCCCATATGACTATAATTTTAACACTACACTTGGAGGTGAAAAAATGTCAATTGCAGCTTTTATTATGGAACCAGAAGAACTAAAAAATAACGAAGCAATGTATACACCTATTTCTACCGAGGAAGGTTTTTATAAAGCTTGGTATCCATTAATTCAAAAACTTGAGTTAAAATGGCTTACACATATGTCTTTTGGACTTGATGTTACAAAAAGTAATTTGCAGGAAGTTTTAAGTGAACTACATATACTTAGTGCATTTATAGAAGAATCTGAAAATCCATACCGAATAGGTTTGCTCGAGCGTATAGCTAACCTTGAAAATATGCTGAATAAAGCATTTGAAAATGAGAACGTTGTTGTATATATAGGTTAGCAGTTATATATTTAGTAACCCCGACTGTAGTTAATACAGTTTCGGGGTTTTCTCTTTATGTAGTTCTTTCATTCTTCATTCCCTCCTGATATGACCCAAGGAACTACTAGATTTCTCTGAAGCCACTCACATAAAGAGTCTGGAGGTAAATCTGTCCCCAATTTTTTTGAAAGGCTTGCAGCATCAGCACATCTTTTTTCATCTTGCAGTACTTGTTGTGAGCAACTATGGTTATCAACTCCTCGTAGTTTCTTATAACAATTTTATCGGGATACTTTTTCCAAATAATATATGCCTGATTTAAATCAGTTGATAGGTATTTCTCAGAAGATGCTTTAAAGCTACTCACGAAGCGGAATCCCAGGTCTTATGCCCCCATTCTTTAGAAACCACTGACGAAGCCATACTTTAAGAAACTCCGCAGGTGGCTTTAAAATAGCTGACGAAGTGTCTTCGCAGTAACTTACAGAGCCAGAGCAGTAAGGGAATACGATATAGATATTATCGTATTCCCTTACTGCCCTGTAAGTAATTCATTAGTAGCCTTTGAAGGAATCACACGCAAATACATTTTTGTACATGTGATTTGTAAGAGCTGACAATTCCAGCATAATATACAGGGGGTAAAGATTTTTGTCCTCCTCCCCATTTATGAAATTCTCCGAAGTGCCTTTGTGAGAGGCTACGAAGGGAAAACAGGGAAAACCATAAACCCCTCAAAGCGACTAGCAGAGCGAATAAAGAATAAAGGCATAAGGTATCCGCAGAACAATTTAAATAAACCTGTTTCAACAATTCCAGTGCCCGGAGCCAATCAACTACTACAGTTACAATGTATATAATAAATAATAAACACTACTGATTATATGGATAGTGTGCAGTTCCCAACTCATCAGGATTAGTTGGGAACATTATGCGAAGCTCAAAATGGCGGATTTTTATGCTAATCATCTGCATTTTCCATATACATTTTCATAGTCGATATAAACCTATCGGGCTTATCAGGCTTGACACTTAGTTTTTCTAATATCTCAAGTGCTTCCTGAAGCTTTTTGAATAAATCATTCAAATAAGTTTCTATATCCTGATATTGTTGCTGTATTGCAAAACGATCTAATATTGAACTGTCATTTAGCAAGTCGGATTTTAAAATAAGCACACACTGATTTGTTGTAGTTAATGCACTATTGCATGCATGTTGATAAAGTGGATATTCTTCGGCTGTTAACTCTTCGGTTCTATAAGTATATCCATCAGAAAAACTCATGACACGAGCTGCCATTACTTTTATTGCCCATAAGCGATTATCAATCCATTTGTCCATAATAATATTTAAAAAACTCTCCCATGTTTCAAGCCTGACATTTGAGAATGCCGCAGCTTCAATAGCCCCAGACTGATGACCATTTTTCGAAATAATTATACCTAATTCTGCACCACAATCATGTACAACTGTTCTAAACGCATGGACTTTTTCTTTAGTAACAGGAGTCCTCCAATATTTACATTCACATATTATGTGTTTTACTAATTCATATGGTGCTTCAACATAAACGTCAATTTCAACTTTTCCTCTTGCTGTATTCAATTCATATGGCGTAGTTGCTTTATAGCCAGCAACAGTTAGATATTCTGCTGTTAGGTTTTGGAGTTCCTGCCAAGTTTGAGGTTGCCTATGTGTAAATTTCATATTCATCGCCTTTCTTACCTGTACCACTACAAAATAAATAATCGGAAATGCTCAAACTGAATGTCATAAACATAATGGGAAGTGCGAAACTCTTTCAGCGATAATTATTTAAGATTAGCTGCTGCTTTTCATTTAGCAGATGTAAAGCTGACTCTCATTCGTTATAAAATATCAGCATACAATCCGTCTTTTGTCCTAGTAAACACAACTTTAGACGGAAATAAGTTCACTCCCGTATTGGCGAAACCAACTAAAGTCATTGCCCATTCTGATAACTTGATTGGAAGTCGGTAGCATTTTACATTACCTGCTTCCGCTATTGTAATCAATGGAATCATCTCTTGACTAAAACCAACTGCTAAAGTATCGCAGACAATTCGGTCTTTTGTTATTTCGAGCAAAGGTTGCTTATTGATGTCAAAATAAACTTTTGCTCCTCGTTGATTCAAAAAGTAATGCTTTGAGGTTTTACCTACCGGGTCAATCGGCAGTTTATTATGCATCCGTTTATAATAGTCAGATAAACTCTCACAAGCATATGCGTTAAAATATTCACCTTGCATAGAAATATCGCTTTTTATGGCTTCTACCGATTCAAAATGACTCATAAAATTCAGGAAAGCAATAAGCACTATCAAGTCATCTGAATATGTCCCGGAAAAAGCCTTGTACCAAGATGTATTTAATTCGACCACCACATTGTGTAACTTCTTGTAAAGGGAGAGTTGTTGTTCGCTAATGACAAACCAACTACTATTGAGGATTTTTTTACTTACTTGTTCTTCCTCTGACATATACCTCAATGCATTATGTAGGGCTTTCAGTAATTTTGAAATCAAACCTGCAAGCATATCAGCCATACGGATTCCACAGGAAGTCAATGAGTCTGCTTCTGCAACCGTAGTTAAACACTCGCGTTCAGCTGCTTTTGCCGTATTACCGTTTTCGCCTTCCTTGTCTATGGTCAATGAATAGTTATCTATTGATCTTTCAGTAAGGTATTTTTTGAAACCATGGAACGAAATATCATAATTCCAGTCAATAGTCTTAATTGTCGAGACATCATCAAGAAGCATAAGTATTTGGTTGTATTGTTTAATTTCCTTTTCCTTCAATGCTTCATTTGCTTTATCCTTTTCGATTTGAACAGTAAAGAAATTTTTCAAGAGTGAAACAAGTTCGCCGGTATTCTCGTAGAAACCATTGATTATGTCTGCTGGCTGATATAAAACCACGGCTTTTGTAATTGAGTATTTCATGGCATCCATATCAACCAAAAAGCTGTTTTTATAATCTTCAAATAATTGTCTGATTATATATTCGATTTTGCTTATGACTGCATAGTAGATGAGAGTTTTCTCATTAAACAGAGCCAAGAAATCTTCCAACAGACTAACATTATCATTGTTTAACGAGGCAAATCCATGCTCCAGTTGACTTTGACGAATAGTGGTGCTTTTCAGTTCACCTTTAGATTGACGATATTTGTATTTTTCTTCGAAAGCAGTATATCTGCTAAACAAGTTAGTTTCGTATTCAGAGCACCAGCCAACGACCACAGCAATAAAGTTGTCGTAGTAGTTATCCGCCGTTATTGTCTTGTGGTTTATCTTCCTGCTATGCTCCGATTCATCATAGTAGAAATTATATTCACTCATCGATTGGTCTCCTTTAGCGTTCGGCTAATACATTTAATGTATAGTAAAATCTATGTACTCCAACTTCCCATAATTGCTATGATTACCTCTTGACTGAGGTGCACATTACTAGCCTGACGCACAGTTGGTTTCATTACTTGTTATAAACATAATGGGAAGAGTTCTTTCAATCAACTTGCTTAAGTTCATAACTTTCCCAAATATTCTTAATTATTAATCTTTCTTTAAACAAGCTATGGTACGTAGGTTAACTCCCTATTCTCCATTCTGGTTCTATCCAATCACTTTCCCAATCTAGTGGTTCTGACATAGATGCAATTTGACCATATTCATTATAATAAGCTCTTACTATCTCAGGATCAGTCAAATATATTGCATTTTCAAATGAGTAAGTGGCATTCTTTGTTAAGTTAAATGAACCAGTCCATACACCATAAGGAATCACTCTGCCCCATGAATCTTCATCAACTTCAACTATTTTAGCAAATATTAAAAACTTATTATGCATTCTTGGAAATGCCGGCTTCTTGTCTCGATTATAATTACCTACACATCTAATCGCTTCAATTGAGGGATCAGTGCAATATGACACATGTCTTAATAAATTATCAAACATAAATCTATTTAGACTAGACTGCAATGACATATACTTCTCCTGTAGCCACTTCTTCCATGAGTTTCTATTGCCTGAATCCATATCAGGTCTCAAAAAATCCTCTTTTTGTACAATAATTGAAACATAATCCTTTGTAGCCAATGCTTCTAGAATAGGCTCACTTGTAAGCCATGCAACACACCCTAAAACAACATTCGCTTCTTCTATATACCTTAATAGATGTCTTTCAATATTCCTAAAATACACCTGTGTATCTCTTTCACTATCAATAACTGAATTGTCCACAAATGACGTACTATTGTCTTCCACATTCTCTAAATTATAGCTATTATAATTATCCATCTCTTCCTCCTCATATACCCCATGATTAATTTCAATTACAAATTTAATTGTTGCATCTTACTACTTAATCCCGATCCATACCAAACTTCCCATTATTGCTAAAACATTCAGTTATAAGAACTGCTGATTATTAGTTTTAGAAGTCCGATGCAATGCCCAATTATATAATAATAAGCCTCCTCATGCCTATTTATGTTCAAAAAGAGTATGTTCATAAGCACCTTAATTATCTAAAAATTCCCATAAAACTGTTGATGTTGCTCTTCCGTTATTATCAACATAGTTTTGCTTTAAAAAAGGTTTAATTTTGAACTCATTTCTATTTTCACTTAGTATTCTAGCAATCATCATATTCACTGGATTTCCGACCTCATATGTACAACTTAAAACATCTTCAATTAAATCGATAGTCGAAAAGGTTTCCGTCCCAGAGTTCTTATATATGTTTATTAATTCCTCAATATTTTTAAACGAAATACCATAGCTCTTGATTTTTTGTATATCTGACTCCAGTAGCCTATTCCTTCTAACGCCCTCTGGTAAGTTGCTTTCAACAGTTATTTCTGATAATTTAGCTTTAATTTCTTCTTCTTTAATTTCCTTTACTGTTTCATCTAATGCTCCAAATAAATCGAGGAACGTAGAAAAGTTAATAATATGAATTGTATTATTACTTGTATAATTCATAAATTCATATATAAGCTCGTACCTTGGATATATTGCTTCGTTCTCTCTTTTGTACCACCAGTCAGCTTTTGAATCACCCGATACAAAAATAACATTATTACTCTTTCCTATTTCTAATACTGATTTCCATACAAGCAGGTCTCCAATCCCACCATCTGCTTTGGCGGAATCCTTATAACCTGGCGGTATGCTATGTATCTTCCTTTTTTCCAGCTCATTAGCAATTTCTTCTTCCTTATATTTGAGTTCATATATTGTGCTCGGAGT is a genomic window of Pseudobacteroides sp. containing:
- a CDS encoding transposase, which gives rise to DNFQPNEYQEIRDFIVTSTAKQIKDNLDTIDKLDIQIESILPKFGYKLESMKGISTTFAAGLIAHIGNIDRFSNAAKLAKFAGISPVSYATGKTSKHFSDRRGDKELRHIFFHLAVLVVSNYAGQRKPFNPYFYEYYNRKISEGKTKRQALKCVMRRLVNIIYRMMKDKSEYYEKPMPNTME
- a CDS encoding restriction endonuclease, with translation MKFTHRQPQTWQELQNLTAEYLTVAGYKATTPYELNTARGKVEIDVYVEAPYELVKHIICECKYWRTPVTKEKVHAFRTVVHDCGAELGIIISKNGHQSGAIEAAAFSNVRLETWESFLNIIMDKWIDNRLWAIKVMAARVMSFSDGYTYRTEELTAEEYPLYQHACNSALTTTNQCVLILKSDLLNDSSILDRFAIQQQYQDIETYLNDLFKKLQEALEILEKLSVKPDKPDRFISTMKMYMENADD
- a CDS encoding PIN-like domain-containing protein → MSKENYDIFIAEKVFPNVKEAFTTEIKPLQQIKDNCNVVLDTNVLLMPYNIGKTSLEEIEKIYQNIISENRFFLPSQVVREFIRNRPTKLADIYKWLLDKKSKLRSMQEGKYPTLEGIEGYGDMIQIEKEIDDLLQKYKKSIDMVVRHIRDLNWDDRVSIVYKRLFTPSTIYELKYKEEEIANELEKRKIHSIPPGYKDSAKADGGIGDLLVWKSVLEIGKSNNVIFVSGDSKADWWYKRENEAIYPRYELIYEFMNYTSNNTIHIINFSTFLDLFGALDETVKEIKEEEIKAKLSEITVESNLPEGVRRNRLLESDIQKIKSYGISFKNIEELINIYKNSGTETFSTIDLIEDVLSCTYEVGNPVNMMIARILSENRNEFKIKPFLKQNYVDNNGRATSTVLWEFLDN